In the Candidatus Methylomirabilota bacterium genome, one interval contains:
- a CDS encoding GAF domain-containing sensor histidine kinase: AGVHDVTTVGEQIVDSVLEIFPDCFAAVRELGADGTLTVIAASPGATDLFPPVVLTPDLGLAGRAVRQGRICWSADVLTDPEIHVPESRRRSWAASKMVSALAAPLRGRGRIVGVLSLGFRKRRDLPEDERALAQAFADQAALALENARLYEETDRRRQEAEVLAGIARTMNASLEIDAILQRVAEGARALCLSDIARIALRDPDSGAVVFRYWVNTRYSGYEAARLYPGTESLGGLVLMTRQPKRTDDWMADPRFTKDTAHVVLAEGIITQMIVPIRMGDDIEGLLYVDNRRPIPFTDIDEAALVQLAEHASIAIRNAKLFAAVQATGERLQVLSSRLLEIQEAERRHIARELHDEVGQALTAVKINLQMLRRLDDRDAAAGRLDDSLGVVDRVLQGVRRLSLDLRPSLLDDLGLPAALRWYVGAQAQRAGLVQEVIAGALPPDLPSALATTCFRIVQEAVTNVVRHARATRLTVTLDTDKGTVHLVVRDDGVGFDVGAARRRALSGESLGLLGLEERAELAGGRVAIESAPGRGTTVRVSLPLGRAGDEADS, from the coding sequence GGCCGGTGTTCACGACGTGACGACGGTGGGCGAGCAGATCGTCGACAGCGTGCTCGAGATCTTCCCCGACTGCTTCGCGGCGGTGCGCGAGCTGGGCGCCGACGGCACGCTCACCGTCATCGCCGCGAGTCCCGGCGCCACCGATCTCTTCCCGCCCGTGGTGCTGACGCCCGACCTGGGTCTCGCCGGGCGAGCGGTGCGCCAGGGGCGAATTTGCTGGTCGGCCGACGTGCTGACCGACCCGGAGATCCACGTCCCCGAGAGCCGCCGACGCTCCTGGGCCGCCTCGAAGATGGTCAGCGCCCTCGCCGCGCCCCTGCGCGGCCGGGGCCGCATCGTCGGGGTGCTCTCGCTGGGCTTCCGCAAGCGGCGGGATCTGCCCGAGGACGAGCGCGCGCTGGCCCAGGCCTTCGCCGACCAGGCCGCCCTCGCCCTCGAGAACGCCCGCCTCTACGAAGAGACCGACCGCCGCCGCCAGGAGGCCGAGGTTCTCGCGGGCATCGCGCGCACCATGAACGCCTCGCTCGAGATCGACGCCATCCTGCAGCGGGTGGCCGAGGGAGCTCGCGCCCTCTGCCTGAGTGACATCGCGCGCATCGCGCTGCGCGATCCGGACAGTGGCGCTGTGGTGTTCCGCTACTGGGTGAACACGCGCTACAGCGGCTACGAGGCGGCGCGGCTCTACCCGGGAACCGAATCGCTCGGAGGGCTCGTGCTGATGACGCGCCAGCCCAAGCGCACCGACGACTGGATGGCCGACCCGCGGTTCACCAAGGACACCGCGCATGTCGTCCTCGCCGAGGGCATCATCACGCAGATGATCGTCCCGATCCGCATGGGGGACGACATCGAGGGGCTTCTCTACGTCGACAACCGGCGGCCCATCCCCTTCACCGACATCGACGAGGCCGCCCTCGTCCAGCTCGCCGAGCACGCGTCGATCGCCATCCGCAACGCCAAGCTCTTCGCCGCCGTGCAGGCCACCGGCGAGCGGCTGCAGGTGCTGTCGTCGCGCCTGCTCGAGATCCAGGAAGCGGAGCGGCGGCACATCGCTCGCGAGCTGCACGATGAGGTGGGGCAGGCCCTCACCGCGGTGAAGATCAACCTCCAGATGCTCCGCCGCCTGGATGACCGGGACGCCGCCGCGGGACGGCTCGATGACAGCCTCGGCGTGGTGGACCGCGTGCTCCAGGGGGTGCGTCGCCTCTCGCTCGATCTCCGGCCGTCGCTGCTGGACGATCTGGGCCTTCCCGCCGCGCTCCGCTGGTACGTGGGGGCGCAGGCTCAGCGTGCCGGCCTGGTCCAGGAGGTGATCGCGGGCGCCCTGCCCCCCGATCTGCCCTCGGCGCTCGCCACCACGTGCTTCCGCATCGTGCAGGAGGCGGTGACCAACGTGGTGCGCCACGCCCGCGCCACGCGCCTGACCGTCACGCTCGACACGGACAAGGGCACCGTCCACCTCGTCGTGCGCGACGACGGCGTAGGGTTCGACGTGGGGGCAGCCCGCCGGCGGGCCCTCTCGGGTGAGAGCCTCGGGCTGCTGGGCCTGGAGGAGCGCGCGGAGCTCGCAGGCGGCCGCGTCGCGATCGAGTCCGCTCCCGGACGAGGTACTACGGTGCGCGTGAGCCTGCCGCTCGGGCGGGCTGGCGATGAGGCAGACTCTTGA
- a CDS encoding response regulator transcription factor, giving the protein MSAIRIVLADDHALVRAGVRSLLASIPGVEVVAEARDGHEVIALVEKWRPRLVLMDIAMPGLNGLEATARLSKSHPETAVIMLSMHAAEEYALQALRAGAAGYLLKDADLSELELAIGAVARGQTYLSPAMSKHLVTDYRRRLAEQPDPLDRLTPRHREVLQLLAEGQTTKDIAVRLKLSVKTVETHRAQLMDRLDIHDLAGLVRFAIRVGLVAPDA; this is encoded by the coding sequence TTGAGCGCCATCCGCATCGTGCTCGCCGACGATCACGCGCTCGTTCGCGCGGGCGTGCGCTCGCTGCTCGCGTCCATTCCCGGCGTGGAAGTCGTGGCGGAGGCCCGCGATGGGCACGAGGTGATCGCCCTCGTGGAGAAGTGGCGGCCGCGCCTCGTGCTCATGGACATCGCGATGCCGGGGCTGAACGGCCTCGAGGCCACCGCGCGGCTGTCGAAGAGCCATCCCGAGACCGCGGTGATCATGCTCTCGATGCACGCCGCCGAGGAGTACGCGCTTCAGGCCCTGCGCGCCGGGGCCGCCGGCTATCTCCTGAAGGACGCCGATCTCTCCGAGCTGGAACTGGCCATCGGCGCGGTCGCCCGCGGGCAGACCTACCTGAGCCCGGCCATGTCCAAGCACCTCGTCACCGACTACCGTCGCCGCCTGGCCGAGCAGCCCGACCCCCTCGACCGGCTCACGCCCCGGCATCGCGAGGTGCTGCAGCTCCTCGCGGAGGGGCAGACGACCAAGGACATCGCCGTACGCCTCAAGCTATCGGTAAAGACCGTTGAGACGCATCGGGCTCAGCTCATGGATCGGCTCGACATCCACGATCTGGCCGGGCTTGTGCGGTTCGCCATCCGCGTGGGCCTGGTCGCCCCGGACGCGTGA
- a CDS encoding response regulator transcription factor — protein MTTTVRIMLVDDSRTFLDSAGALLDAIPGFEVVARLRSAEDALAELRFTRPDVVILDIHMPGMSGLEAARRIKTRPTPPRVILTTIHDGSEYHRAAGAVGADAFIAKSEFGARIGAAVLGTESN, from the coding sequence ATGACCACGACCGTTCGCATCATGCTCGTCGACGACAGCCGCACGTTCCTGGACTCCGCCGGCGCGCTCCTCGACGCGATCCCGGGCTTCGAGGTGGTGGCGCGCCTGCGCTCGGCGGAGGACGCCCTGGCGGAGCTTCGCTTCACGCGTCCCGACGTCGTGATCCTCGATATCCACATGCCGGGGATGAGCGGCCTCGAGGCTGCCCGCCGCATCAAGACGCGGCCCACGCCCCCACGCGTGATCCTGACGACCATTCACGACGGCTCGGAGTATCACCGGGCCGCCGGCGCGGTGGGGGCCGATGCCTTCATCGCCAAGTCGGAGTTCGGCGCCCGCATCGGCGCGGCCGTGCTCGGTACCGAATCCAACTGA
- a CDS encoding response regulator: MSFISPLRVLVVDDEPTVRNLIQDLLTADGHEVETLADGRQVLARVAAVPFDVIVTDMRMPAMSGRALHQALTATHPELARRIVFISGDPLAAATDVVLAAAGAATLAKPFTWEALRDALHAAVDCGREHVGAK, translated from the coding sequence GTGAGCTTCATTTCGCCGCTTCGCGTCCTCGTGGTCGATGACGAGCCCACCGTGCGCAACCTCATCCAGGATCTCCTCACCGCCGACGGCCACGAGGTCGAGACGCTGGCCGACGGCCGTCAGGTGCTGGCGCGCGTGGCCGCGGTTCCCTTCGATGTCATCGTGACCGACATGCGCATGCCGGCGATGAGCGGGCGCGCGCTGCACCAGGCCCTGACGGCCACCCATCCCGAGCTGGCCCGGCGAATCGTGTTCATCAGCGGCGATCCTCTCGCGGCCGCGACCGATGTAGTTCTCGCCGCGGCGGGCGCGGCGACGCTGGCGAAGCCCTTCACGTGGGAGGCGCTCCGCGACGCCTTGCACGCCGCGGTGGATTGCGGGCGGGAGCACGTCGGCGCGAAGTAG
- a CDS encoding glycosyltransferase: MSVAPIRAGSGTRIKILEALALGVPVVSTTLGAEGLDLVPGREIVLADAPEAFAEAVVRLLTDRATREAMGHAGRAAVARAYDWNRIEARLGDEVWGWLAAPN, translated from the coding sequence GTGAGCGTCGCGCCTATCCGCGCGGGTAGCGGTACCCGCATCAAGATCCTCGAGGCGCTGGCGCTCGGCGTCCCGGTGGTGTCCACCACGCTCGGGGCCGAGGGGCTCGACCTCGTCCCGGGACGCGAAATCGTCCTCGCGGATGCGCCCGAGGCATTTGCCGAGGCGGTCGTGCGCCTGCTGACCGATCGTGCAACGCGAGAGGCCATGGGCCACGCGGGACGGGCGGCGGTCGCCCGTGCCTACGACTGGAACCGCATCGAGGCGCGGCTCGGGGATGAGGTTTGGGGATGGCTGGCCGCGCCCAATTGA
- a CDS encoding antibiotic biosynthesis monooxygenase encodes MIMRITWGKLRPGSWNEFERTYNTTVAAKGRAMKGLRGRWLLQDAADKDTGFAVSLWETAGDMHAYEQSALYTKEFAPALQPFFVGDYKTYRCDVKYMQ; translated from the coding sequence ATGATCATGCGGATCACGTGGGGGAAGCTCCGGCCCGGATCGTGGAACGAGTTCGAGCGAACCTACAACACCACCGTGGCCGCCAAGGGCCGCGCGATGAAGGGGCTGCGCGGACGCTGGCTGCTGCAGGACGCCGCGGACAAGGACACCGGCTTCGCCGTCAGTCTCTGGGAGACCGCGGGCGACATGCACGCCTACGAGCAGAGCGCGCTATATACGAAGGAATTCGCGCCGGCGCTGCAGCCGTTCTTCGTCGGCGACTACAAGACGTACCGCTGCGACGTCAAGTACATGCAGTAA
- a CDS encoding ascorbate-dependent monooxygenase, which yields MTYTRDIAPLLAQHCQSCHRDGEIAPFPLTSYDAAYARRNKMLRTVERRKMPPWPPVPGHGDFIDERRLSDAEIARLRAWVTAGAPEGDPRDLPPPRVFPAQWTAGDPDVVLTPSVAYDVPAGDQDLYRCFVIPTAFAEDRYVASAEFLPGDRRIVHHLLTYIDTSGQAEALDRAEPGPGYTCFGGPGFTGAQAGVGGWAPGARPIAMPEGVGILLPAGARLVLQVHYHNRTGAAVQELSRLGLRFARTTVDKRVRVIPVLNQQFRIPADAERWIVRASFTLPPMWHMHAIGVSPHMHLLGREMRVTVTYPDGTSRPLIYVDDWDFHWQGSYTFREPVPLPGGTRIDVEAVYDNSTRNRRNPTNPPREVGWGDATTDEMCIAFIRATVDREHLGHQPAYAGVAAR from the coding sequence GTGACGTACACGCGCGACATCGCCCCGCTCCTCGCGCAGCATTGCCAGTCCTGCCACCGCGACGGTGAGATCGCGCCCTTCCCGTTGACCAGCTACGACGCGGCGTATGCACGTCGAAACAAGATGCTTCGAACAGTCGAGCGGCGGAAGATGCCGCCCTGGCCGCCCGTGCCCGGCCACGGGGACTTCATCGACGAGCGCCGGCTGAGCGACGCGGAGATCGCGCGGCTGCGCGCCTGGGTGACGGCGGGCGCGCCCGAGGGCGACCCGCGCGATCTGCCGCCGCCACGTGTCTTTCCCGCGCAGTGGACCGCCGGCGACCCCGACGTCGTGCTGACGCCGAGCGTGGCTTATGACGTGCCCGCGGGCGACCAGGATCTCTACCGCTGCTTCGTGATTCCCACGGCGTTCGCGGAGGATCGCTACGTCGCCTCCGCGGAGTTCCTGCCCGGTGACCGCCGCATCGTCCATCACCTGCTCACCTACATCGACACCTCGGGGCAGGCGGAGGCGCTCGACCGGGCTGAGCCGGGGCCCGGTTACACTTGCTTCGGCGGGCCGGGCTTCACCGGCGCGCAGGCGGGCGTGGGCGGCTGGGCGCCCGGCGCACGGCCCATCGCCATGCCCGAGGGCGTCGGGATTCTGCTCCCCGCCGGCGCGCGCCTGGTGCTGCAGGTGCACTACCACAACCGCACGGGCGCCGCGGTGCAGGAGCTCAGCCGGCTCGGCTTGCGGTTCGCGCGCACCACCGTGGACAAGCGGGTGCGCGTGATCCCGGTGCTCAATCAGCAGTTCCGCATCCCGGCGGACGCGGAGCGCTGGATCGTGCGCGCGAGCTTCACGCTCCCGCCGATGTGGCACATGCACGCCATCGGCGTGTCGCCCCACATGCATCTGCTGGGGCGGGAGATGCGCGTGACGGTCACCTATCCCGACGGCACGAGCCGGCCGCTCATCTACGTCGACGACTGGGACTTCCACTGGCAGGGGAGCTACACCTTCCGCGAGCCGGTGCCGCTCCCCGGCGGGACGCGCATCGACGTCGAGGCGGTCTACGACAACTCCACCCGCAACCGCCGCAACCCGACCAACCCGCCGCGCGAGGTCGGCTGGGGGGATGCCACCACCGACGAGATGTGCATCGCCTTCATACGGGCCACGGTGGACAGAGAGCACCTCGGGCATCAGCCGGCGTATGCCGGCGTCGCCGCGCGCTAG